The following are encoded together in the Drosophila takahashii strain IR98-3 E-12201 chromosome X, DtakHiC1v2, whole genome shotgun sequence genome:
- the LOC108070350 gene encoding uncharacterized protein: MGCSWSRSEQVESAVTPNALQAGIPGQRHQRRRRQEEKRLRQLQKLQKRNARKRRRKRGSGSLPRRRLSGKPHPDLALQLRLLGGSNGSSATECVSALYARTLEQQREEFQRTVEQRTLLQLDRELHTFLLNQLLLGVQFFGHFEAEMATVDAQILARRRNCSTEQLAEHSLLQSSAIDAAVARNLLFKTPSSKIPPQPLQKPVTYVVFENVDVARPHDANYDTVASLCKVLLETDYYRTTPCSSEFVQLMEQTRWLGYVRLKLRDSMNLNPNPNPLGRSISDEEAIYSGFSSSSSSSSSGYSSGHYDYVYLARLNTPRPLDELHLGGNFDFQRNVLPASCVLRLANCLPAGMEQTDDEESSSSDDCSSSSEEEEKEEEIGAPAYPPAGYETVQLHRQCHVEQLQQCYLSSQQFMLYFGEVLRHHLAPQLGLSASQLSTSSHRGCSVYTDREELVPAIHVPHSWPDCAFEFWLRARPRLTNLHTAEQFQWPTEQMKKRIRSFGFHVVPMGYAPKLGRNPFRELEWRIVFPQAEQYLERHCLTPMQLKVFQLMKLLVKTFVEDQSLDSQSPGALLDQLRAHLFWQCERHSNDWPEEFLGERLVRFIRSFDACLARKHLSDYFIERRNLFEHLPEDALMRLRSIMAGIAEQPLIHVVQALRNLQHSPDFYPAMDYKRLLENLFSRDYLELHGWGKFSRPRQGFPQQEVEKEEAAPRKSLKREGELTDARGLLGLAQHQEKVRGKLRRKTMLLRAATNHQREEEQLEPSEANSLDLQLQLARSSSISKEEEPGKPQLNNGLEILRRSNLLELLLDHQLAMLTHSIRFGNRVHAQLYLEQGQRLCRLYQHLGCSQQAHHFIQALQESAGEMENMSNVPVGNLESPPAPRKSIKFQEHVVQIHSTHHLPHHLQEHQLNGILRRRHQEQEEETEVIETQQEEIRSCIEQPRGLNPQVEEAKEEAEDIEAGESPKENPLTSLNGLLQRLNLDSKTEQLVQRVAPSEAKREELREILKRNTQKLKGAFN, encoded by the exons ATGGGCTGCTCCTGGTCGCGATCCGAGCAGGTGGAGTCCGCAGTCACCCCGAATGCCCTGCAGGCGGGCATTCCCGGCCAGCGTCACCAGCGAAGGCGTCGCCAGGAGGAGAAGCGTTTGCGCCAGCTGCAGAAGCTCCAGAAGCGCAATGCCCGCAAGCGTCGAAGGAAGAGGGGATCGGGATCTCTTCCCAGGCGCCGTCTCAGTGGCAAACCGCATCCCGATCTCGCCCTGCAACTGCGTCTGCTGGGCGGGAGCAATGGGAGCAGTGCCACCGAGTGCGTGAGTGCCTTGTATGCCAGGACATTGGAGCAGCAGCGCGAGGAGTTCCAGCGAACGGTGGAGCAGAGGACGCTGCTCCAGCTGGACCGGGAGCTGCACACCTTCCTGCTGAATCAACTGCTCCTGGGTGTCCAGTTTTTCGGGCACTTCGAGGCCGAGATGGCCACGGTCGATGCCCAAATCCTGGCCAGGCGGAGGAACTGCTCCACTGAGCAGCTGGCCGAGCACAGCCTGCTCCAGAGCAGCGCCATCGATGCGGCAGTCGCCAGGAATCTGCTCTTCAAGACGCC CTCCTCGAAGATCCCCCCACAACCGCTGCAGAAACCGGTGACCTATGTGGTCTTTGAGAACGTGGACGTGGCCCGACCCCACGACGCCAACTACGACACGGTGGCGTCGCTGTGCAAGGTGCTCCTGGAGACAGACTACTACCGGACGACGCCCTGCTCCTCGGAGTTTGTCCAGCTGATGGAGCAGACCCGCTGGCTGGGCTATGTGCGCCTCAAGCTGCGCGATTCCATGAATTtgaatcccaatcccaatcctcTGGGGAGATCAATCAGCGATGAGGAGGCCATCTATTCGGGTTTCTCCTCGTCCagctcatcctcctcctcgggcTACAGTTCGGGGCACTACGATTACGTGTACCTGGCCAGGTTGAATACCCCGCGACCGCTGGATGAACTGCATCTGGGTGGGAATTTCGATTTCCAGCGGAATGTGCTGCCCGCGAGTTGTGTCCTCCGTTTGGCCAACTGCCTGCCGGCGGGAATGGAGCAAACGGATGATGAGGAATCCTCCTCCTCTGATGATTGCTCTTCCTcctccgaggaggaggagaaagaGGAGGAGATTGGAGCTCCAGCCTATCCCCCAGCTGGCTATGAGACGGTCCAACTCCATCGGCAGTGCCATgtggagcaactgcagcagtgcTACCTCAGTTCGCAGCAGTTTATGCTCTACTTTGGCGAGGTGCTCCGCCATCATTTGGCCCCCCAGTTGGGCCTGAGTGCCTCCCAATTGTCCACCAGTTCCCATCGTGGCTGTAGTGTTTATACGGATAGAGAGGAGCTGGTGCCCGCCATCCATGTGCCGCATTCCTGGCCAGATTGTGCCTTCGAATTCTGGTTGAGGGCTCGTCCGCGGCTAACCAATCTCCATACCGCCGAGCAGTTCCAATGGCCCACCGAGCAAATGAAGAAACGCATTCGTTCCTTTGGCTTCCATGTGGTGCCCATGGGCTATGCCCCGAAGCTCGGGAGGAATCCCTTCAGGGAGCTCGAGTGGCGGATTGTCTTTCCGCAGGCGGAGCAGTACCTCGAACGCCATTGCCTCACTCCAATGCAGCTGAAGGTCTTCCAGCTGATGAAGCTGCTGGTCAAGACATTCGTGGAGGATCAATCTTTGGATTCCCAATCACCGGGAGCTCTGCTCGATCAGCTGAGGGCCCATCTCTTTTGGCAGTGCGAGAGGCATAGCAACGATTGGCCCGAGGAGTTTCTGGGCGAGCGACTGGTGCGATTCATTCGCTCCTTCGACGCCTGTCTGGCCAGGAAGCATCTGAGCGACTACTTCATCGAGCGCCGGAATCTCTTCGAGCATCTGCCCGAGGATGCGCTGATGAGGCTGCGCTCCATCATGGCGGGCATTGCCGAGCAGCCGCTCATCCATGTGGTGCAGGCTCTGAGGAATCTCCAGCATTCGCCGGATTTTTATCCGGCGATGGATTATAAGCGACTGCTGGAGAATCTCTTTAGCCGGGATTATCTGGAGCTGCATGGCTGGGGGAAGTTCTCGCGTCCCCGACAAGGATTCCCCCAGCAGGAGGTGGAAAAGGAGGAAGCTGCTCCAAGGAAATCCTTGAAAAGGGAGGGAGAACTCACCGATGCCCGGGGACTCTTGGGTTTGGCCCAGCACCAGGAGAAGGTGAGGGGTAAGCTGAGGAGGAAGACGATGCTCCTAAGGGCAGCCACTAATCATCAgcgggaggaggagcagctggagcCCTCGGAGGCGAACTCTTTGGATCTACAATTACAGCTGGCTCGCAGCTCCTCCATCTCCAAAGAGGAAGAGCCGGGAAAACCGCAACTGAACAACGGTCTGGAGATCCTGCGACGCAGCAATCTCCTCGAGCTTCTGCTCGATCACCAGCTGGCCATGTTGACCCATTCCATTCGCTTTGGCAACCGGGTGCATGCCCAATTGTATCTGGAGCAGGGTCAGCGGCTGTGTCGCCTCTATCAGCATTTGGGTTGCTCCCAGCAGGCCCACCACTTCATCCAGGCGCTTCAAGAGTCCGCCGGCGAAATGGAGAACATGTCAAACGTACCGGTTGGCAACCTTGAATCCCCGCCAGCGCCAAGGAAATCCATCAAGTTTCAGGAGCATGTGGTGCAAATACACTCAACCCATCACTTGCCGCATCATCTGCAGGAGCACCAACTGAATGGGATACTAAGGAGGCGTCaccaggagcaggaggaggaaacGGAGGTCATAGAAACCCAGCAGGAGGAAATAAGGAGTTGCATTGAGCAACCAAGGGGATTAAATCCTCAAGTGGAAGAAGCTAaagaggaggcggaggataTAGAAGCAGGGGAATCCCCCAAGGAGAACCCATTAACCTCGCTTAATGGACTCCTCCAGCGACTAAATCTGGACAGCAAAACGGAGCAACTGGTCCAACGAGTGGCCCCCTCGGAGGCCAAACGGGAGGAGCTCAGGGAGATCCTCAAGCGCAACACGCAGAAGCTCAAGGGCGCCTTTAACTGA
- the Nemp gene encoding nuclear envelope integral membrane protein, translating to MNWAPGLCLLAMAVMGGASASMDTAFLTPGSVINVTANELGTQTLRIYCYAGKRHSVLDLFETLELRLAIGGEDYAQYGGRSPEEVREHYDEQRSLFSITLFSQKRQRLQLSPFEQQCIGISSRQQYSVILNTIPLDLWRLAQLSLGFLIFWSARRLAKNSGFYYLAGIVVGICASLLVVIYLAAKLFPRRPMMYGVLIGGWTIGFYVLKQLADNLRLILLTYRDHVVWYLVVTGLISFLICYRIGPPRNPRSQNIIMWVLQAMGLVMVYFSSWHTSALVFLMALAFVAHYFPRSWMHYVKAMYRRRFPPKRQLLTQEEYHRQTAIETSKSLSELRKYVNSPECKQWTVISNLRNPMRFASFANGAPHLDDEEIEDYSRAIEEEAAPQEDPEEFLQCSMYYRPSNRSRHRVNIPLPPQLPNSQFRRRLAARDADDEESEDEYLEQEQ from the exons ATGAACTGGGCCCCTGGACTCTGTCTGCTGGCCATGGCCGTGATGGGCGGTGCATCGGCCTCCATGGACACCGCCTTCCTCACCCCCGGCAGCGTCATCAATGTGACGGCAAACGAGTTGGGAACGCAGACTTTGCGCATCTATTGCTACGCCGGCAAGCGGCACTCGGTGCTCGATCTCTTCGAGACTCTGGAGCTCCGGCTGGCCATCGGCGGCGAGGACTATGCCCAGTACGGCGGGCGGTCGCCGGAGGAGGTGCGCGAGCACTACGACGAGCAGCGCTCCCTGTTCAGCATCACGCTCTTCTCGCAGAAGCGCCAGCGCCTCCAGCTTTCGCCCTTCGAGCAGCAGTGCATCGGGATCTCGTCCAGGCAGCAGTACAGCGTCATCCTGAACACCATACCGCTGGATCTGTGGCGGCTGGCGCAGCTCTCGCTGGGATTCCTCATCTTCTGGAGCGCCCGGCGGCTGGCGAAGAACAGCGGTTTCTACTATCTCGCGGGGATTGTCGTGGGGATTTGCGCCTCCCTGCTGGTGGTCATCTATCTGGCCGCCAAGCTCTTCCCGCGCCGTCCCATGATGTACGGCGTGCTGATCGGCGGCTGGACGATTGGTTTCTATGTGCTGAAGCAGTTGGCTGACAACCTAAGACTAATCCTGCTCACCTACCGCGACCATGTGGTGTGGTACCTGGTGGTCACCGGGCTGATCTCCTTCCTG ATTTGCTATCGCATTGGGCCGCCCAGGAATCCGCGCTCCCAGAACATCATCATGTGGGTGCTGCAGGCGATGGGCCTGGTGATGGTCTACTTCAGCAGCTGGCATACGAGCGCCTTGGTCTTCCTGATGGCCCTGGCCTTTGTGGCCCACTACTTTCCCCGCTCGTGGATGCACTACGTCAAGGCGATGTACCGTCGCCGCTTCCCGCCGAAGAGGCAGCTGCTCACCCAGGAGGAGTACCACCGACAGACGGCCATTGAGACCTCGAAATCGCTGTCGGAGCTGAGGAAATATGTGAATAGTCCCGAGTGCAAGCAGTGGACGGTGATCAGCAATCTGAGGAATCCCATGCGCTTCGCCTCGTTCGCCAATGGGGCACCGCATCTGGACGACGAGGAGATCGAGGACTATTCAAGGGCCatcgaggaggaggcggcgccGCAGGAGGATCCCGAGGAGTTCCTGCAGTGCAGCATGTACTACCGTCCGTCGAATCGTTCGCGCCACCGGGTGAATATACCGCTGCCGCCGCAGCTGCCGAATTCCCAGTTCCGCCGGCGACTGGCCGCCCGCGATGCGGATGACGAGGAGAGCGAGGATGAATACCTGGAGCAGGAGCAGTAG
- the LOC108054077 gene encoding uncharacterized protein, translating to MHLLFLLLLPCVPLGVPGEVLPLEPDLDNIQLSVRSANRGDKLQVFHSIWGAIRSDFAEDTDKVKGLYGQLGAFIRDEMQCSSGAAGRSACELQQEVRRHLRTLMAQRLANQLNAEESLRTYGMYIAASVEPALVRDILVRAIEDVYFHRPADRLVQQLEQIYADRDEVSFRMMIEAQLVLFWRYHSMQDDSEAFLFNMAHMVSKIRTHHMYASVDGSLQKRVESVAKSLPAVLALLFHPQGFCLLSRSDREYIYTTITDEWNYGLNGRQVFAWHEQNYTDSAGLIRAFVQEQQHSDGPPVFTLRSELFKWYFFVDPTQANRLGALRSGSPSSSSSFWSIAYAGDALIFRQRDLTLCAAEKYDEERRLVKMLPGQMHTPPSEACQWLPIDCAAPK from the exons ATGCACCTGCtgttcctcctgctcctcccctGCGTTCCACTGGGCGTTCCTGGCGAGGTTCTGCCCCTGGAACCCGACTTGGACAACATTCAG TTAAGCGTGCGGAGTGCCAATCGCGGAGACAAGCTGCAGGTCTTCCACAGCATCTGGGGGGCCATTCGCTCGGACTTCGCCGAGGACACGGACAAGGTGAAGGGCCTCTACGGCCAGCTGGGCGCCTTCATCCGCGACGAGATGCAGTGCAGCAGCGGGGCCGCCGGGCGGTCGGCCTGCGAGCTGCAGCAGGAGGTGCGCCGCCACCTGAGGACGCTGATGGCCCAGCGGCTGGCCAACCAGCTGAACGCCGAGGAGAGCCTCCGGACGTACGGCATGTACATAGCGGCCAGCGTGGAGCCCGCTTTGGTCAGGGACATCCTGGTGCGCGCCATCGAGGACGTGTACTTCCATCGGCCGGCGGACAGGCTGGTCCAGCAGCTGGAGCAAATCTACGCGGATCGCGACGAGGTGAGCTTCCGCATGATGATCGAGGCGCAGCTGGTGCTCTTCTGGCGCTACCATTCCATGCAGGACGACAGCGAGGCGTTCCTGTTTAACATGGCGCACATGGTCAGCAAGATTAGGACGCATCACATGTACGCCAGCGTGGATGGTTCGCTGCAGAAGCGAGTGGAGTCGGTGGCCAAAAGTCTGCCCGCTGTGCTGGCGCTGCTCTTCCATCCGCAGGGCTTCTGTTTGTTGAGTCGCTCCGATCGCGAGTACATCTACACGACGATCACGGATGAGTGGAACTACGGGCTCAACGGCAGGCAGGTCTTCGCCTGGCACGAGCAGAACTACACCGATTCCGCGGGCCTCATCCGCGCGTTTgtccaggagcagcagcactcCGATGGACCGCCTGTCTTCACGCTGCGCAGCGAGCTCTTCAAATGGTACTTCTTCGTGGATCCCACGCAGGCCAATCGACTGGGCGCCCTGCGCTCGGGCAGTCCCAGTTCGTCGTCCAGTTTCTGGAGCATCGCCTATGCCGGCGACGCCCTCATCTTCCGGCAGCGCGATCTCACGCTCTGTGCGGCCGAGAAGTACGACGAGGAGCGCAGGCTGGTGAAGATGCTGCCGGGTCAGATGCACACGCCGCCCTCGGAGGCCTGTCAGTGGCTGCCCATCGATTGTGCGGCGCCAAAGTGA
- the LOC108054078 gene encoding uncharacterized protein, which yields MDLDLSRDDMMKELKKREIYLPDEESLSLDRLEEIYRKFVIPRPRREREPRHPNPIPMEMEQLTQRIKSVAMVGQKRPLPAAPSDDDRPKQIKMDLR from the exons ATGGACTTGGATCTGTCCCGAGATGATATGATGAAGGAGCTCaaaaag AGGGAGATATATTTGCCCGATGAGGAGAGTCTTTCGCTGGATCGGCTGGAGGAAATATACCGGAAATTTGTGATCCCCCGGCCAAGGAGAGAGCGGGAACCACGCCATCCCAATCCAATTCCCATGGAAATGGAACAGTTGACGCAGCGCATCAAATCGGTGGCCATGGTGGGGCAAAAGCGACCACTGCCGGCGGCTCCGAGCGACGACGATAGACCCAAGCAAATCAAGATGGACCTGCGCTGA
- the Septin4 gene encoding septin-2 isoform X2 has translation MSKTPSFDKDRDYIGFATLPEQVHRKSVKRGFEFTLMVVGESGLGKSTLINSLFLGDLYKNRQMPNVEERIEKTTKVEKKTMDIEERGVRLRLTVVDTPGFGDAINCEDSWRVCTQYIDEQFRQYFTDESGLNRRNIQDNRVHCCLYFVPPWGHSLRQMDLDLIRRLHRKVNIVLVIGKADCLNKQEVRKLKERILQDLEDNHIQLYQFPECDSDEDDDFKQQDRELKASIPFAVVGSNTILEVAGKKVRGRQYPWGVVNVEDPEHSDFIKLRTFLISTHMQDLKDTTQDVHYENFRAQCISQISQHALRERGKLKRDSISSTNGFDAAISETDRLLLQKDEEIRRMQDMLTQMQEKLKQTHLMEMKKNDSVIDV, from the exons aTGT CTAAGACGCCCTCGTTCGACAAGGATCGGGATTACATAGGCTTCGCCACCCTTCCAGAGCAAGTGCACCGGAAGTCGGTGAAGCGGGGCTTCGAGTTCACCCTGATGGTGGTGGGCGAGTCGGGGCTGGGCAAGTCCACCCTGATCAACAGCCTCTTCCTGGGCGATCTGTACAAGAACCGGCAGATGCCCAATGTGGAGGAGCGCATCGAGAAGACGACGAAGGTCGAGAAGAAGACGATGGACATCGAGGAGCGGGGCGTCCGCCTGCGGCTGACGGTGGTGGACACCCCGGGCTTCGGGGATGCCATCAACTGCGAGGACAGCTGGCGGGTGTGCACCCAGTACATCGACGAGCAGTTCCGCCAGTATTTCACCGACGAGAGCGGCCTGAATCGGCGCAACATCCAGGATAACCGGGTGCACTGCTGCCTCTACTTTGTCCCGCCCTGGGGCCACAG CCTGCGACAGATGGACCTCGACTTGATCCGGCGGCTGCACCGCAAGGTGAACATCGTGCTGGTCATCGGCAAGGCCGACTGCCTCAACAAGCAGGAGGTGCGCAAGCTGAAGGAGCGCATCCTGCAGGACCTGGAGGACAACCACATCCAGCTGTACCAGTTCCCCGAGTGCGACTCCGACGAGGACGACGACTTCAAGCAGCAGGATCGCGAGCTGAAGGCCTCCATCCCGTTCGCCGTCGTCGGCAGCAATACCATTTTGGAGGTGGCCGGCAAGAAGGTGCGGGGGCGCCAGTATCCGTGGGGCGTGGTCAACGTGGAGGATCCGGAGCACAGCGACTTCATCAAGCTGCGCACCTTCTTGATATCCACGCACATGCAGGACCTCAAGGACACCACGCAG GACGTGCACTACGAGAACTTCCGGGCGCAGTGCATCTCGCAGATTTCGCAGCATGCGCTCCGTGAGCGGGGAAAGTTGAAGCGGGACTCGATCAGCTCGACCAACGGATTCGATGCCGCCATCTCGGAGACGGacaggctgctgctgcagaaggACGAGGAGATACGGAGGATGCAGGACATGCTCACCCAGATGCAGGAGAAGCTCAAGCAGACCCATCTCATGGAGATGAAGAAGAACGACAGCGTGATCGACGTCTAG
- the Septin4 gene encoding septin-2 isoform X1: MKHQPPPPPLPLSQPPLMGGAAAGGVASAISSINGSSNNNNNNSETVKCRPPIYPKPKTPSFDKDRDYIGFATLPEQVHRKSVKRGFEFTLMVVGESGLGKSTLINSLFLGDLYKNRQMPNVEERIEKTTKVEKKTMDIEERGVRLRLTVVDTPGFGDAINCEDSWRVCTQYIDEQFRQYFTDESGLNRRNIQDNRVHCCLYFVPPWGHSLRQMDLDLIRRLHRKVNIVLVIGKADCLNKQEVRKLKERILQDLEDNHIQLYQFPECDSDEDDDFKQQDRELKASIPFAVVGSNTILEVAGKKVRGRQYPWGVVNVEDPEHSDFIKLRTFLISTHMQDLKDTTQDVHYENFRAQCISQISQHALRERGKLKRDSISSTNGFDAAISETDRLLLQKDEEIRRMQDMLTQMQEKLKQTHLMEMKKNDSVIDV, encoded by the exons ATGAAACACCAGCCGCCGCCCCCGCCCCTTCCCCTCAGCCAGCCGCCCCTGATGGGCGGTGCAGCggctgggggcgtggccagtgCCATCAGCAGCatcaacggcagcagcaacaacaacaataacaacagcgAGACGGTTAAATGTCGTCCACCCATTTACCCAAAAC CTAAGACGCCCTCGTTCGACAAGGATCGGGATTACATAGGCTTCGCCACCCTTCCAGAGCAAGTGCACCGGAAGTCGGTGAAGCGGGGCTTCGAGTTCACCCTGATGGTGGTGGGCGAGTCGGGGCTGGGCAAGTCCACCCTGATCAACAGCCTCTTCCTGGGCGATCTGTACAAGAACCGGCAGATGCCCAATGTGGAGGAGCGCATCGAGAAGACGACGAAGGTCGAGAAGAAGACGATGGACATCGAGGAGCGGGGCGTCCGCCTGCGGCTGACGGTGGTGGACACCCCGGGCTTCGGGGATGCCATCAACTGCGAGGACAGCTGGCGGGTGTGCACCCAGTACATCGACGAGCAGTTCCGCCAGTATTTCACCGACGAGAGCGGCCTGAATCGGCGCAACATCCAGGATAACCGGGTGCACTGCTGCCTCTACTTTGTCCCGCCCTGGGGCCACAG CCTGCGACAGATGGACCTCGACTTGATCCGGCGGCTGCACCGCAAGGTGAACATCGTGCTGGTCATCGGCAAGGCCGACTGCCTCAACAAGCAGGAGGTGCGCAAGCTGAAGGAGCGCATCCTGCAGGACCTGGAGGACAACCACATCCAGCTGTACCAGTTCCCCGAGTGCGACTCCGACGAGGACGACGACTTCAAGCAGCAGGATCGCGAGCTGAAGGCCTCCATCCCGTTCGCCGTCGTCGGCAGCAATACCATTTTGGAGGTGGCCGGCAAGAAGGTGCGGGGGCGCCAGTATCCGTGGGGCGTGGTCAACGTGGAGGATCCGGAGCACAGCGACTTCATCAAGCTGCGCACCTTCTTGATATCCACGCACATGCAGGACCTCAAGGACACCACGCAG GACGTGCACTACGAGAACTTCCGGGCGCAGTGCATCTCGCAGATTTCGCAGCATGCGCTCCGTGAGCGGGGAAAGTTGAAGCGGGACTCGATCAGCTCGACCAACGGATTCGATGCCGCCATCTCGGAGACGGacaggctgctgctgcagaaggACGAGGAGATACGGAGGATGCAGGACATGCTCACCCAGATGCAGGAGAAGCTCAAGCAGACCCATCTCATGGAGATGAAGAAGAACGACAGCGTGATCGACGTCTAG
- the LOC108070347 gene encoding serine protease SP24D translates to MLPLWTTFLLLLCTAGVLGKKGNDSDVVEPRIVGGTRAKEGQFPHQISLRRRGGHTCGGSILSNDYVVTAAHCVKQGNDVAPANQLSIQAGSLLLSSGGVNIPVATVTVHPNYRGNGYDVAVLRLSRSLTFDSNIAAIQLATDDPPNDATVDISGWGAISQKGPLSNSLLYVQVKALSRDTCQRRYLRGLPETTMCLMHPANKGACYGDSGGPATYGGKLVGLASFVIGGCGRDAPDGYERVSQLRTWIREKAGL, encoded by the exons ATGTTACCTCTTTGGACCACTTTTCTACTGCTGCTCTGCACTGCCGGAGTTCTGGGCAAAAAAGGCAACGATTCCGATGTGGTGGAGCCCCGGATTGTGGGCGGAACCCGGGCGAAGGAGGGTCAATTTCCCCACCAGATTTCCCTGCGCCGTCGCGGAGGTCACACTTGCGGTGGCTCCATATTGTCCAACGATTATGTGGTCACCGCGGCCCATTGCGTGAAGCAGGGCAACGATGT AGCCCCAGCCAACCAGCTGTCCATCCAGGCGGGCAGCTTGCTCCTTTCAAGCGGAGGAGTCAACATTCCAGTGGCCACTGTTACCGTGCATCCGAATTACAGGGGCAACGGCTACGATGTGGCCGTGCTGCGGCTCTCCAGATCCCTGACCTTCGACTCCAACATCGCCGCCATTCAGCTGGCCACCGATGATCCGCCCAACGATGCCACCGTGGACATCTCCGGCTGGGGAGCCATCTCCCAAAAGGGACCGCTCTCGAATTCGCTGCTCTACGTCCAGGTGAAGGCCCTGTCGCGGGACACCTGCCAGCGGAGGTACCTCCGAGGACTGCCGGAGACGACAATGTGCCTGATGCATCCGGCGAACAAGGGCGCCTGCTACGGCGACTCCGGCGGACCGGCCACCTACGGAGGCAAACTGGTCGGCCTGGCCAGCTTCGTGATCGGCGGCTGTGGACGAGATGCCCCCGATGGCTACGAGAGGGTCTCCCAGCTGAGGACTTGGATCAGGGAGAAGGCCGGTTTGTAG
- the sphe gene encoding chymotrypsin-1, whose protein sequence is MMQQRSLILALICLTLVGVCHARGRIMGGEEADPTATPYAASLRVDNAHVCGGCILSETKILTTAHCVHREGNLIDASRLSCRVGSTNQYAGGRIVTVESVTVHPDYYQLTNNLAVITLSSPLVYTDRIKAIAVADAGEALPAEGSEVAVAGWGRTAEGTTSYKIREMSLTVAQESACQDAYSEHSEQSFCLAHELKEGTCHGDGGSGAVYGDKLIGLTNFVVGACGSRYPDVFVRLSSFSDWIQEQIA, encoded by the exons ATGATGCAGCAGAGATCCCTGATTTTGGCCCTCATTTGCCTGACCCTCGTGGGCGTCTGCCACGCCCGCGGACGCATTATGGGCGGCGAGGAGGCGGACCCCACGGCCACGCCCTACGCCGCCTCCCTGCGCGTGGACAACGCCCACGTGTGCGGCGGCTGCATTCTCTCCGAGACCAAGATCCTGACCACCGCCCACTGTGTCCATCGCGAGGGAAATCT catCGATGCCAGTCGCCTTTCGTGCCGAGTGGGCAGCACCAATCAGTATGCCGGCGGCAGGATTGTGACCGTGGAATCCGTAACCGTTCATCCCGACTACTATCAGCTGACCAACAACCTGGCCGTGATCACGCTGAGCAGCCCGCTGGTCTACACGGATCGCATCAAGGCCATTGCGGTGGCCGACGCGGGAGAGGCGCTGCCCGCCGAGGGTTCGGAGGTCGCGGTGGCCGGCTGGGGTCGCACCGCCGAGGGCACCACGTCCTACAAGATCCGTGAAATGTCGCTGACGGTGGCCCAGGAGTCCGCCTGCCAGGATGCCTACAGCGAGCACAGCGAGCAGAGCTTCTGCCTGGCCCACGAACTCAAGGAGGGCACCTGCCACGGCGACGGAGGCAGTGGCGCCGTCTACGGGGACAagctaattggtttgaccaaCTTTGTGGTCGGCGCCTGTGGATCCCGCTACCCCGATGTCTTCGTGCGCCTCTCCAGCTTCAGCGATTGGATCCAGGAGCAGATCGCTTAA
- the LOC138913868 gene encoding chymotrypsin-1, which translates to MADPRIHHLSVLGLLILGLIFAISGAEASPPQGRILGGEDVEQGEYPWSASIRYNKAHVCSGCIISQTRILTAAHCVSDVGVTPVSISDLAVRVGTINQYAGGIIVNVRSVVIHPSYGNFLHDLAILEVDPLTFSDRIAAIDLPSTEVEGSGETETETEDVDAELPNGTPVYVAGWGEQSDGTVAYKQQKSNFNTLSRSLCEWQAGYGYESVVCLSRAENEGICRGDAGAAVIDDQKVLRGVTSFNFGPCGSKYPDVATRISYYLTWIEANSQ; encoded by the exons ATGGCTGATCCACGCATTCACCACCTGTCCGTCCTCGGCCTGCTAATTCTCGGCCTGATCTTCGCCATTTCGGGGGCGGAGGCCTCGCCACCCCAAGGCCGCATCCTGGGCGGCGAGGATGTCGAGCAGGGCGAGTACCCCTGGTCCGCCTCCATTCGCTACAACAAGGCCCACGTCTGCTCCGGCTGCATCATCTCGCAGACCCGCATCCTGACCGCCGCCCACTGCGTCTCCGATGTGGGCGTCACTCC AGTGTCCATCAGCGACTTGGCCGTGCGAGTGGGCACCATTAACCAGTATGCCGGCGGCATCATCGTGAACGTGAGATCGGTCGTCATTCATCCCTCCTACGGCAACTTCCTGCACGACCTGGCCATTCTGGAGGTCGATCCCCTGACCTTCAGCGATCGCATCGCAGCCATCGACCTGCCCAGCACCGAAGTGGAGGGCAGTggcgaaacggaaacggaaacggaggATGTGGACGCGGAGCTGCCCAACGGAACGCCCGTCTATGTGGCCGGTTGGGGTGAACAGTCGGATGGGACGGTGGCCTACAAGCAGCAGAAGTCCAACTTCAATACGCTGAGCCGATCGCTCTGCGAATGGCAGGCGGGCTATGGCTACGAGTCGGTGGTCTGCCTCTCGAGGGCCGAGAACGAGGGCATTTGCCGCGGTGATGCCGGTGCGGCGGTCATCGATGACCAGAAGGTGCTGCGCGGCGTGACCAGCTTCAATTTCGGACCCTGCGGCAGCAAGTATCCCGATGTGGCCACCCGCATCTCCTACTACCTCACCTGGATCGAGGCCAACAGCCAGTAA